CTCGAGAGGCTGTGGAGGATGGCATAGGGTGTCAGCAAAGTATCGAACTTCGTGGATAGGGTGACCGCGCCGGGCCTTGCCTCTAGCCAGGAGCTTCTCCCGTACTCGATTCTAACCCTCCACACGCAAATACCACCATGCGGCTCTCTGTGTGCGAGGGGCAATAGGAGTTGAGGGCGCTGATGGTCCAGGAGGGTTTCGGCGACCTGAGGGCTGGTGTAGAGAGGCGCGTGGGTGGCTGCAACCTACGCATGTACCGCGATGGTGGCTTCAATGTGTATGAGAGGGAGTGTGGTGGAGACATCCGCCGGGTTAGGGTTGCGGGTGACAAGCTTGAGGTTGTACCGGCGCCACCGGTAATGGCTGAGCCGCGCGTCTCCAATATCATCATGCTCCGGTTGCCAGAGCCTCTTGTAGTGTCGCCGGGTAGTGAGGCGAGCATAGAGACGAGCATACCCGTTGATATCGTTGTGGTGATGGGCTCGCTGGTGGTAGATGCTATACCGACATACCGCGTGAAGTACGCGTTGTATGGTAATGTGGACAAGGGCGTAATAACAAGGTTCGTTAAGCTTGGCGAGTGTAGAGCACCGTGCGCCTCTATGCGTATAGTCGTGCGCAATAGTGGAGGTAAGCCTGTGAGGATAGAGCGTATCGTCTTTCCTGCTTACATGTTAAGCCTCTGCTACAATGGTAGCCTCGTCTACGCTAACAGCATATTCGTCAACGCGGTTGATGACGTGGGGTCTGTTCAGCCTGGAAGGTTAGAGGCGCAGGAGTGTAGACTCGCCCCGCAGCTTTTGCGCGCACCAATATTCGAGAGGCAGAGGCAGAAGTTCTTGATGCTCTACGGGTTCTAGCGTACTACCGTTTCATATGCTTCGAGTGGCTCCGGCCACGCAAATATGGTAATACATGCCCATCCCGAGCATACCGGGTCTCCCCGCCACGGTGGTACCTGTTGAAGGGCGACTGGTTCATTGACGCGTATGCTGCCGTGATAGACCGGCTGCTAAGCGAGCTGAGAAACGAGGAGCGGCAAGTGCCGGAGGTACCGACGGACTGGTGGGTTGCTAGGCTCCCCGAGCCTTCGAGCGATTCGCCACCTCTCGCGGCCATCGATGGCGGCGGCGGGTTTGAG
The Pyrolobus fumarii 1A DNA segment above includes these coding regions:
- a CDS encoding DUF432 domain-containing protein; the encoded protein is MRALMVQEGFGDLRAGVERRVGGCNLRMYRDGGFNVYERECGGDIRRVRVAGDKLEVVPAPPVMAEPRVSNIIMLRLPEPLVVSPGSEASIETSIPVDIVVVMGSLVVDAIPTYRVKYALYGNVDKGVITRFVKLGECRAPCASMRIVVRNSGGKPVRIERIVFPAYMLSLCYNGSLVYANSIFVNAVDDVGSVQPGRLEAQECRLAPQLLRAPIFERQRQKFLMLYGF